Proteins co-encoded in one Nonlabens agnitus genomic window:
- a CDS encoding PadR family transcriptional regulator, producing the protein MSNHSLYRGNLTAIVLQMLETNGRMYGYEITQKVKEKTNGSLEIKEGALYPILHKLEADNYLNVEIEKVGKRTRKYYKITEAGEKERVSQLEAIREYMATMEQIFNPKWSY; encoded by the coding sequence ATGTCAAACCATTCTTTATATCGAGGTAATCTTACGGCTATCGTGCTCCAGATGTTAGAGACTAATGGTCGCATGTATGGTTATGAAATCACGCAGAAAGTGAAGGAAAAAACCAATGGTTCCCTTGAAATCAAAGAAGGTGCTTTGTACCCCATTTTACACAAACTGGAAGCCGATAACTACCTTAACGTAGAGATAGAAAAAGTGGGAAAACGCACGCGTAAATACTATAAAATCACGGAAGCCGGTGAGAAGGAGCGTGTGAGCCAACTGGAAGCGATAAGGGAATATATGGCGACCATGGAACAGATCTTTAACCCTAAATGGAGCTATTGA
- a CDS encoding SMP-30/gluconolactonase/LRE family protein, protein MKWTQILVLCLLASSCKTPVKRIMTMPVKQDAKLTLISETTNLSHAESVAYDPNYNRLYVSVQGEQEPGDGGIATIDVEGNIIDNAFTTGLNNPKGIALSGDYIYVSDVTELVEISRETGKVSNRYAVGDEQFLNDVAVDDQGNVYVSDMRSSSIYRLDFDKVFTKWLSSLELENPNGLLAVENDLYIAGWGLPGSENSEGNTQGRLLKLNITNQKIDKVTALPQGNLDGIQVFDDTHFLVSDWRRGTIFKISKLGDVKVFMTSEASVGDILYLRDQKLLALPLNRQNKVQLYKVN, encoded by the coding sequence ATGAAATGGACCCAAATTCTCGTCTTGTGCCTGCTGGCTTCCAGTTGTAAAACTCCAGTGAAACGCATCATGACCATGCCTGTCAAACAGGACGCCAAATTGACCCTGATTTCTGAAACAACCAACCTTTCTCATGCCGAATCTGTGGCCTACGATCCTAATTACAATAGGTTATACGTCTCAGTTCAAGGAGAGCAAGAGCCAGGTGATGGTGGTATTGCCACAATTGATGTGGAAGGTAATATCATTGATAACGCTTTTACAACAGGCTTAAACAACCCTAAAGGTATTGCTCTATCAGGTGATTACATTTACGTTTCTGATGTCACAGAACTGGTAGAAATCTCCCGAGAAACTGGAAAAGTTTCTAACCGATATGCCGTAGGTGACGAACAGTTTTTAAACGATGTTGCTGTGGACGATCAAGGTAACGTCTATGTTTCTGACATGCGCAGTTCTTCCATTTATCGTCTGGATTTTGATAAGGTTTTTACCAAATGGCTTTCTAGTCTAGAACTTGAAAATCCCAACGGATTATTAGCTGTAGAAAATGACCTTTACATCGCTGGTTGGGGTTTGCCAGGATCTGAAAATAGCGAAGGAAATACTCAAGGAAGGTTGCTTAAACTTAACATTACCAACCAAAAAATCGATAAGGTAACTGCACTACCACAGGGAAATCTTGATGGTATCCAGGTTTTTGACGACACCCATTTTTTGGTTTCTGACTGGCGCAGAGGCACCATATTCAAAATTTCCAAGTTAGGTGATGTCAAAGTCTTCATGACTTCTGAAGCTAGTGTTGGTGATATTCTTTATTTACGGGATCAAAAACTTCTGGCCTTACCACTCAATCGACAAAACAAGGTACAGCTGTACAAAGTAAACTGA
- a CDS encoding sialidase family protein — protein sequence MRKIFLFLLPGLLLSCKNDSTSNYQSPKDVSIQLEPLSTDTLSVRALDVKDGTFWFAGNRSTYGSFHDTLGSIQKGRVVYNGNDQLEFRSIAVTADYTFILTAGNPALIYRISHQNDSLALVYEESGEKVFYDSMKFWNDMDGIAMGDPQEDCFTVLTTTDGGDTWSKITCDKLPTIVEGEAAYAASNSNIALQGEHIWIATGGQAARVLYSPDHGKSWEVQETPMTSGGEMTGIYALDFYDENLGVMIGGDWNAKDNKIANKAITRDGGKTWKLIADGNGPGYCSDIAFVPQTGGNELIAVGSPGIWWSGNQGQDWKQLSTTGFYTIAMTNDQKGLLAGNNQISRFELYRK from the coding sequence ATGAGAAAGATCTTCTTATTTCTATTGCCAGGTTTATTACTGTCCTGCAAGAACGACTCAACTTCCAATTATCAGTCACCCAAGGATGTTTCCATACAATTGGAACCTTTATCTACAGATACATTGAGCGTTAGGGCGCTGGATGTGAAGGATGGCACCTTTTGGTTTGCAGGTAATCGCAGCACTTACGGTTCTTTCCATGACACTTTAGGGAGCATTCAAAAAGGTCGTGTGGTATATAACGGCAACGATCAATTGGAATTTAGATCCATCGCGGTTACTGCCGATTACACCTTTATCCTTACGGCTGGAAATCCCGCTTTGATCTATAGGATATCGCACCAAAACGATTCACTGGCGCTGGTGTATGAAGAATCTGGTGAGAAGGTATTTTACGACAGCATGAAATTTTGGAACGACATGGACGGTATTGCCATGGGCGACCCGCAGGAAGATTGTTTTACGGTACTAACCACCACCGATGGCGGCGATACTTGGTCCAAGATAACTTGCGATAAATTACCTACAATAGTAGAAGGAGAAGCGGCTTATGCGGCCAGCAACTCAAACATTGCCTTACAAGGTGAGCATATATGGATCGCAACAGGTGGCCAGGCGGCTAGAGTATTGTACAGTCCAGATCACGGGAAATCCTGGGAAGTTCAAGAAACGCCTATGACGAGCGGTGGCGAAATGACTGGTATCTATGCGTTAGATTTTTATGACGAAAACCTAGGAGTTATGATAGGCGGCGATTGGAATGCAAAGGATAATAAGATTGCCAATAAGGCGATTACCCGCGATGGCGGTAAAACTTGGAAGCTCATCGCCGACGGTAATGGTCCTGGTTATTGCAGCGACATTGCTTTTGTGCCTCAAACAGGTGGTAACGAGCTTATCGCTGTAGGTAGCCCTGGAATATGGTGGAGCGGCAATCAAGGCCAAGACTGGAAACAGTTATCAACTACTGGTTTTTACACCATTGCGATGACCAATGATCAGAAAGGACTGTTAGCAGGAAACAACCAGATCAGCCGATTTGAACTTTATCGAAAATAG
- a CDS encoding RsmB/NOP family class I SAM-dependent RNA methyltransferase: MRFHHNLLQATVDALHNIFNDGKYADQAIQRILKRDTRWGSRDRGFIAETTYDIVRYKRLYAAIANVKEPFKPADLWRMTAVWIVLKGHDVPAWEEYYNTPVRRIKGKFDELSAITKYRESIPDWMDEMGKEELGEELWNKEISALNQQADVVLRANTLQTDVKTLQEKLLALEIATTTDERFPDALILKERANVFQTELFQNGLFEVQDAGSQTIAPFAQVEPGMRVMDSCAGAGGKSLHLAALMENKGQIISTDIYNGKLNELKRRARRAGAHNIETRLIDSTKVIKKLDGKMDRLVIDAPCSGLGVLRRNPDAKWKLEPEFLDNIRKTQQEILQSYSRVVKPEGMMVYATCSILPSENDKQVETFLNSESGADFELLDSQSLMAHKDGFDGFYMALMKKKK; this comes from the coding sequence ATGAGATTTCACCACAATTTACTTCAGGCAACGGTCGATGCCTTACACAACATATTTAATGACGGCAAATATGCCGATCAAGCCATACAGCGCATTCTTAAAAGGGACACGCGATGGGGTTCTAGAGACCGTGGTTTTATTGCAGAGACGACTTATGACATCGTGCGCTACAAGCGACTCTATGCAGCTATTGCAAATGTCAAAGAGCCATTTAAACCAGCAGATTTATGGCGCATGACTGCCGTATGGATTGTGCTTAAAGGGCATGATGTTCCTGCATGGGAAGAATATTACAACACACCGGTACGACGCATCAAAGGAAAATTTGACGAACTATCAGCCATAACCAAATACCGTGAATCCATTCCAGACTGGATGGATGAAATGGGTAAAGAAGAACTGGGCGAGGAATTGTGGAACAAAGAAATAAGCGCCCTTAACCAGCAAGCTGATGTAGTACTGCGTGCCAACACACTTCAAACAGACGTTAAAACACTACAGGAAAAATTACTCGCGCTAGAAATAGCAACGACTACAGACGAGCGTTTTCCAGATGCCTTGATTCTTAAAGAACGTGCCAACGTTTTTCAAACCGAATTATTCCAAAACGGTCTTTTTGAAGTACAAGATGCTGGATCACAGACCATTGCTCCTTTTGCTCAAGTAGAACCAGGCATGCGTGTCATGGATTCTTGTGCTGGTGCTGGAGGCAAATCATTGCACCTCGCAGCTTTGATGGAAAATAAGGGTCAGATCATCTCTACAGATATTTACAACGGTAAACTTAACGAGCTAAAGCGTCGCGCACGTCGTGCTGGTGCCCACAACATAGAAACCCGATTGATTGACTCGACTAAAGTGATCAAAAAATTGGATGGAAAGATGGACCGACTTGTCATAGATGCACCTTGTAGTGGTCTAGGCGTATTACGCAGAAATCCTGATGCCAAATGGAAACTGGAACCGGAATTCTTGGATAACATAAGAAAAACGCAACAGGAGATTCTACAATCCTACAGTCGTGTTGTAAAACCAGAAGGCATGATGGTATATGCTACCTGCTCCATTCTACCATCAGAGAATGACAAACAGGTCGAGACTTTTTTGAATTCTGAATCTGGAGCTGATTTTGAGTTGTTAGATTCCCAGTCGTTAATGGCTCACAAAGACGGATTTGATGGGTTTTACATGGCCTTGATGAAAAAGAAAAAATAA
- a CDS encoding GNAT family N-acetyltransferase encodes MKREALQLNEDIKLLPIAIDEQERLRRMMHLIYKPVYQHLWQDNGEAYVESQYNRDQVMSELSLENARYYFVEYKGEVMGMLRYLFDCPFPDSHYHNVTKLHRIYLDPATHGSGIGALLVNYVVQQATLAGQKSVWLECMDTQEPAIKFYTKMGFYTERRFQLDSPTMKPEFRGMLLMKKDL; translated from the coding sequence ATGAAACGAGAAGCTTTACAACTCAATGAAGATATCAAACTCTTACCCATCGCCATTGATGAGCAGGAACGTTTAAGGCGCATGATGCATCTAATTTATAAACCTGTATATCAGCATTTATGGCAAGATAATGGCGAGGCTTATGTAGAATCCCAGTACAATCGGGATCAAGTGATGAGCGAACTTTCCTTAGAAAATGCCAGATACTATTTTGTAGAGTATAAAGGTGAGGTCATGGGAATGTTGCGCTATCTCTTTGATTGCCCATTTCCTGACAGCCATTATCATAACGTGACAAAACTACACCGCATATACCTGGATCCTGCAACACACGGCTCTGGTATTGGCGCATTGTTAGTGAATTACGTGGTTCAGCAAGCCACGCTTGCAGGGCAAAAATCAGTCTGGTTGGAATGCATGGATACCCAAGAACCTGCCATAAAATTTTACACCAAAATGGGGTTTTATACAGAGCGTCGCTTTCAACTGGATTCTCCAACTATGAAACCAGAATTTCGCGGGATGTTGTTGATGAAAAAGGATCTTTGA
- the mtaB gene encoding tRNA (N(6)-L-threonylcarbamoyladenosine(37)-C(2))-methylthiotransferase MtaB: MNAVADKKSVAFYTLGCKLNFSETSTIARDFDKQGYDRKEFDEPADIYVINTCSVTENADKRFKSIVKRAQKQNKDAFTIAVGCYAQLKPEELAAVDGVDLVLGATEKFKITDYINQLSKDEPAQIHSCEIDEADFYVGSYSIGDRTRAFLKVQDGCDYKCTYCTIPLARGISRSDTLENVLENARDIAAQDIKEIVLTGVNIGDYGKGEFGNKRHEHTFLDLVKELDQVEGIERLRISSIEPNLLKNETIDLVSRSRAFVPHFHIPLQSGNNELLGKMKRRYNRELYVDRVSRIKEVMPDGCIGVDVIVGFPGETDAHFMDTYKFLSDLNISYLHVFTYSERENTEAAVMDGVVPMNVRKKRSKMLRGLSVKKRRAFYESQLGKTKTVLWEAENKEGFIHGFTENYVKVKTYYNPELVNELQTVKLDTIDEDGIVRVALV, encoded by the coding sequence ATGAACGCCGTAGCAGATAAGAAATCCGTTGCTTTTTATACTTTGGGATGTAAGCTTAATTTTAGCGAGACATCTACCATAGCGCGCGATTTTGATAAGCAGGGCTACGATCGCAAGGAGTTTGACGAACCAGCTGATATCTATGTTATCAACACCTGTAGCGTTACCGAAAATGCTGACAAACGTTTCAAGTCTATTGTCAAGAGAGCCCAAAAGCAAAATAAAGATGCGTTTACCATTGCCGTAGGCTGCTATGCGCAACTGAAACCTGAAGAACTGGCGGCCGTCGATGGCGTGGATCTGGTGCTGGGTGCCACCGAGAAGTTCAAGATTACAGATTATATCAACCAGCTGTCCAAAGATGAGCCTGCGCAAATTCATTCCTGCGAGATTGATGAGGCAGATTTTTATGTGGGATCCTATTCCATAGGCGATCGTACAAGAGCCTTCTTGAAGGTTCAAGATGGTTGTGATTACAAATGTACCTATTGCACCATACCGCTGGCACGAGGTATTTCACGTAGCGATACCCTGGAAAATGTTTTGGAAAATGCCCGTGATATTGCTGCGCAGGATATCAAAGAAATCGTTCTTACCGGCGTCAATATAGGCGATTATGGGAAAGGTGAATTTGGCAACAAGCGTCATGAGCATACCTTTTTGGATTTGGTCAAAGAATTGGATCAAGTAGAAGGCATTGAGCGCTTGCGCATCTCTTCCATAGAGCCCAATTTGTTGAAGAATGAAACCATTGATTTGGTTTCCAGATCGCGCGCTTTTGTACCGCACTTTCACATTCCGTTGCAGTCAGGTAATAACGAATTGCTGGGAAAAATGAAGCGTCGTTATAACCGTGAGCTGTACGTGGATCGCGTGTCCAGGATTAAAGAAGTCATGCCAGATGGCTGCATCGGTGTTGATGTGATTGTAGGTTTTCCAGGTGAGACAGATGCCCATTTTATGGATACGTATAAGTTCCTGAGTGACTTAAATATTTCCTACCTGCATGTGTTTACCTATAGCGAACGAGAAAACACAGAAGCCGCTGTGATGGATGGCGTCGTGCCCATGAACGTGCGTAAAAAGCGTTCCAAAATGCTGCGTGGCTTATCGGTCAAAAAGCGCAGAGCCTTTTATGAGAGCCAGCTGGGTAAAACAAAAACAGTTCTTTGGGAAGCCGAGAATAAGGAAGGATTTATCCATGGTTTTACCGAGAACTACGTCAAGGTCAAAACTTACTATAATCCAGAGTTGGTCAATGAATTACAAACCGTAAAGCTAGATACAATCGATGAAGATGGTATTGTTAGGGTAGCGTTGGTTTAG
- a CDS encoding tRNA dihydrouridine synthase, producing MRDFKLLSSPLQGFTDFRFRNALHEFYGGIDTFYAPYIRFNGKLEIKSSYQRDLDPENNQVPELIPQVMTADADEFLLAANYIKSLGYNELNWNLGCPYPMVTKRGMGSGLICNHEGINQILERVHAETDVTISMKMRLGYHETTEILEAFDTLKKYPLKSIAVHARTGQQLYKGGVHLDAFEKCIEQSPHTLYYNGDITTVEIFQQRLDRFPSIEHFMIGRGLIADPYLPLMIKQNIHEHPSDRWERFRAFHDQIFTQYDAFLQGPTPIKMKMQGFWGYFAEQFDNPQKTFKKIKKAGNTKNYQIAVNEILNSVK from the coding sequence ATGCGCGATTTCAAACTACTTTCCTCACCATTACAAGGCTTTACCGATTTTAGATTCCGTAATGCGTTGCATGAATTTTATGGTGGTATTGATACCTTTTATGCACCCTACATAAGATTCAATGGGAAACTGGAAATCAAATCTTCCTATCAAAGAGATCTAGATCCAGAGAACAATCAGGTTCCTGAACTGATCCCACAAGTCATGACGGCAGATGCAGATGAGTTTCTGCTGGCAGCAAATTATATCAAATCCTTGGGCTACAACGAGCTTAACTGGAATCTAGGTTGTCCCTATCCTATGGTGACCAAACGCGGTATGGGATCTGGACTTATCTGCAACCATGAAGGCATTAACCAAATTCTCGAAAGAGTTCATGCAGAAACCGATGTGACCATATCCATGAAGATGCGTTTGGGCTATCACGAGACTACCGAAATTCTAGAAGCGTTTGATACGCTCAAAAAATATCCGCTTAAAAGTATTGCTGTCCACGCTCGTACGGGTCAGCAGCTATATAAAGGTGGCGTGCATCTGGATGCTTTTGAAAAATGCATAGAGCAATCGCCGCATACCTTATACTACAATGGTGACATCACCACGGTAGAGATATTTCAACAGCGACTGGATCGCTTTCCCAGCATTGAACATTTCATGATAGGCCGCGGACTCATCGCAGATCCTTATTTGCCGCTCATGATCAAGCAAAATATTCATGAACACCCATCAGATCGTTGGGAACGATTCAGGGCGTTTCACGATCAGATCTTCACGCAATACGATGCGTTTCTTCAAGGGCCAACGCCCATAAAAATGAAGATGCAAGGATTCTGGGGCTATTTTGCAGAGCAATTTGACAACCCACAAAAGACTTTTAAAAAGATCAAGAAAGCTGGAAATACAAAAAATTATCAGATCGCTGTCAACGAGATCTTGAACTCGGTGAAATAA
- a CDS encoding endonuclease, with the protein MRIALLSTLFLNVVLGAAQPPEGYYSRAQGLTGYELKTELKEIITNGFNGQSYGDLIDLYQTSDNDDYYDDNQSFTILDMYSENPDGPDPYVYSFNDNCGNVSANEGGCYNREHLYPQGFFNQEDIMRNDAHHVVPTDGQVNGRRSNFPFGEVNNPTFTSRNGSKVGPSATPGFTQTVFEPIDEFKGDIARSLLYFATRYEDNWDDSSWDDKDSNVSDPRGGPNKNQWYEQWFIDLMVKWHNEDPVNQREQDRNNDVFEYQNNRNPFIDNPDWVNQIWTTTASTSDNSFARVNIFPNPSTGRFQIIDLQESVTISVFDVSGRMVKANQTLEGNAFEINGTGVYFVKLNSNLASKTFKVIVK; encoded by the coding sequence ATGAGAATAGCATTACTCTCTACCCTATTTCTAAATGTTGTTCTAGGTGCTGCACAACCGCCAGAAGGTTATTACAGCCGCGCTCAAGGCCTAACTGGCTACGAACTCAAAACCGAACTTAAGGAAATCATTACCAACGGTTTTAATGGACAGTCGTATGGTGATCTTATTGATCTATACCAAACATCTGACAACGATGATTACTACGATGACAATCAATCGTTCACCATTCTGGACATGTATTCTGAAAATCCTGATGGGCCAGATCCTTATGTGTACTCCTTCAACGATAATTGCGGGAATGTAAGTGCCAATGAAGGTGGCTGCTACAATCGCGAGCACCTATATCCACAAGGTTTTTTTAATCAAGAGGACATCATGCGCAACGATGCGCACCACGTCGTACCTACAGACGGTCAAGTGAATGGAAGACGTAGTAACTTTCCTTTTGGCGAAGTGAACAACCCAACCTTTACCTCGCGCAACGGCAGTAAGGTAGGACCATCTGCTACTCCAGGATTTACACAAACCGTATTTGAACCTATCGATGAATTTAAAGGAGACATCGCACGAAGCCTATTGTATTTTGCTACCCGATATGAAGACAACTGGGACGACAGCTCCTGGGATGATAAGGATTCTAATGTAAGCGATCCACGTGGTGGACCCAACAAGAATCAATGGTATGAGCAATGGTTCATCGATCTAATGGTAAAATGGCACAATGAAGATCCTGTAAACCAGCGTGAGCAAGATCGCAACAATGATGTTTTTGAATATCAGAACAATCGCAATCCATTTATAGATAATCCAGATTGGGTCAATCAGATCTGGACTACAACTGCATCTACCAGCGACAATTCCTTTGCTAGAGTAAACATTTTCCCTAATCCATCCACTGGTAGATTTCAAATCATCGATTTGCAAGAATCGGTAACAATTTCAGTGTTTGATGTGTCAGGAAGAATGGTGAAGGCAAATCAAACTTTGGAAGGCAACGCATTTGAAATTAACGGTACAGGTGTATATTTTGTGAAGTTGAATTCAAACTTAGCCAGCAAGACTTTTAAGGTGATCGTGAAATAA
- a CDS encoding alcohol dehydrogenase: MKAARFLEQGGDLQVVDMDKPTPKSNEILIKVEACGVCHSDVFVKQGAMGNEFPRTPGHEVVGIIEELGENVTSLKKGQRVGIGWHGGHCFTCDPCRRGKFINCENAKVSGISYDGGYAEYMTAPYEAAASIPDELKSTEAAPLLCAGITVYNGMRNAGLRAGDTVAVQGIGGLGHLAIQYANKMGMRTIAISTSEDKKKLALELGAHEFIATDDVDAVEKLQELGGADLIVATAPHADAISSIVDGLAMDGTMLLIAATADNVEVSPMQLLQARKSLKGWPSGTAPDSEDTLNFSAMTGTKPMIEEFALKDAKEAFEKMMNNETRFRAVLNMSL; this comes from the coding sequence ATGAAAGCAGCAAGATTTTTAGAACAAGGCGGCGATTTACAAGTCGTTGATATGGACAAACCAACACCAAAAAGTAATGAGATTTTAATAAAAGTCGAAGCATGTGGCGTTTGTCACAGCGATGTTTTTGTCAAACAAGGTGCAATGGGAAACGAATTTCCTAGAACACCAGGACATGAAGTTGTTGGTATTATCGAAGAGTTGGGCGAAAATGTTACCAGTCTTAAGAAAGGACAGCGTGTAGGCATAGGCTGGCATGGTGGCCACTGTTTTACCTGTGATCCCTGTCGACGTGGAAAATTCATTAATTGTGAAAATGCAAAAGTTTCTGGAATCTCCTATGACGGTGGTTATGCAGAATATATGACGGCACCTTATGAAGCCGCGGCATCCATTCCAGACGAACTTAAAAGTACCGAAGCGGCACCGTTGCTTTGTGCCGGTATTACGGTTTATAACGGTATGCGCAATGCTGGGTTGAGAGCTGGAGACACCGTAGCCGTGCAAGGAATAGGTGGTTTAGGTCACCTTGCCATTCAATATGCCAACAAAATGGGAATGCGTACCATCGCCATTTCTACCAGTGAGGATAAAAAGAAACTAGCTTTAGAATTAGGTGCTCACGAGTTTATCGCAACAGATGATGTGGATGCTGTAGAAAAGCTACAAGAATTGGGTGGAGCCGACTTAATCGTTGCTACCGCACCACATGCTGACGCTATCTCGAGCATCGTTGATGGCCTCGCCATGGATGGTACGATGTTGCTTATTGCAGCGACCGCTGATAATGTGGAAGTATCACCCATGCAACTGCTTCAAGCACGTAAAAGTCTGAAAGGATGGCCTAGTGGTACGGCGCCAGATAGTGAGGATACGCTTAACTTTAGCGCGATGACAGGCACCAAACCTATGATTGAAGAGTTTGCTTTGAAGGATGCTAAAGAAGCCTTTGAAAAAATGATGAATAACGAGACCAGATTCAGAGCGGTGCTCAATATGAGTTTATAG
- a CDS encoding ABC transporter substrate-binding protein, which produces MNRWWSLLLFYVLIIACSEGSDQIDSTTVFRYNEHANITSLDPAFSKDQRNIWACNLMYNGLVKLDNNLQVVPDIADSWEVSSNGLTYSFRLKDSIYFHDNFAFLPDRQAGAKANTTSTSLHKVTAADFKYALERLTDPSVASPGAWVMSNVKQIKATSSNELVIELKQPFPAFLGLLTMKYCSVIPEASRLVDDYDRRSNPIGTGPFYMKRWEENVKLVLRRNDHYFERDEKGAPLPYLEAVAITFKNDKQSEFLEFAQGNLDFINALDPSYKDELLTTQGDLKPAYASSVNMIKAPFLNTEYLGLQLDSDTPELQSLKLRRAINLGFDRVQMIKYLRNNIGTPATKGFIPAGLPAGGQVEGFEYDPVEAQKLVNEYRQETGDENPQVVISTNANYLDLCEYIQKELEKIGIQVNVEVMPPSTLRQARSAGQLDIFRSSWIADYPDAENYLSLFYSDNFAPNGPNYTHFSSEAYDRLYEQALANPDPNSRERLYVQMDSLIIDQAAIVPLYYDQSVRFISKNVYGLETNGINILDLTRVYKTAH; this is translated from the coding sequence ATGAATCGATGGTGGTCTCTCCTACTTTTTTACGTTTTGATTATTGCCTGTTCTGAAGGTTCAGATCAGATTGATTCTACGACTGTTTTCCGTTATAATGAGCATGCCAATATCACAAGTCTGGACCCTGCTTTTTCAAAGGATCAACGCAACATTTGGGCCTGTAACTTGATGTATAATGGTTTGGTCAAACTAGACAACAATCTTCAAGTGGTTCCAGATATAGCTGATTCATGGGAGGTTAGCAGCAATGGTCTTACCTATAGCTTTAGATTAAAGGACAGCATTTATTTTCATGATAATTTCGCTTTCCTGCCTGATCGGCAGGCAGGCGCGAAAGCGAATACAACTTCAACATCACTACACAAAGTAACCGCAGCCGATTTTAAATATGCTTTGGAACGACTTACAGATCCCAGCGTTGCCTCGCCTGGCGCATGGGTCATGAGCAATGTCAAACAAATCAAGGCAACATCTTCCAACGAGTTAGTTATAGAATTGAAACAACCGTTTCCAGCATTTTTAGGATTGTTGACGATGAAGTATTGCTCGGTCATTCCAGAAGCTTCACGATTAGTGGATGACTACGACCGGCGTTCCAATCCCATAGGCACTGGACCATTCTACATGAAGCGCTGGGAAGAAAATGTCAAACTGGTGCTGCGACGCAACGATCATTACTTTGAACGTGATGAAAAAGGAGCACCACTGCCCTATCTGGAAGCTGTGGCAATCACATTTAAAAATGATAAGCAGTCCGAATTTCTGGAGTTTGCCCAAGGTAATCTGGACTTTATAAATGCATTGGATCCCAGTTACAAGGACGAGTTGCTAACCACTCAAGGTGATTTAAAACCTGCTTATGCGTCCAGTGTGAATATGATTAAAGCTCCGTTTCTCAATACAGAATATCTAGGCCTACAACTGGATAGTGACACACCAGAATTACAAAGTTTGAAGTTGAGGCGCGCTATTAATCTGGGCTTTGATCGGGTTCAAATGATCAAATACTTGAGAAACAACATAGGCACACCTGCCACAAAAGGTTTTATTCCAGCAGGATTACCCGCTGGCGGACAGGTGGAAGGTTTTGAATATGATCCAGTAGAGGCTCAAAAATTAGTGAACGAGTACCGTCAGGAAACGGGTGATGAAAATCCGCAAGTGGTGATAAGTACGAATGCAAATTATCTGGATTTGTGCGAATACATTCAAAAGGAATTAGAGAAAATAGGCATTCAGGTCAACGTAGAAGTAATGCCACCATCAACCTTGCGACAAGCGCGCAGTGCAGGTCAATTGGATATTTTCAGATCCAGCTGGATAGCCGATTATCCAGATGCTGAAAACTACCTTTCCCTATTTTATTCTGACAACTTTGCGCCCAACGGGCCGAATTATACGCATTTCTCCAGCGAGGCTTATGATCGCCTTTATGAGCAGGCGCTAGCAAATCCAGATCCTAATTCACGTGAACGTCTATACGTTCAAATGGATTCGCTAATCATTGATCAGGCTGCGATCGTTCCTTTATATTATGACCAGAGCGTAAGGTTCATCAGCAAGAATGTTTATGGACTGGAAACCAATGGGATCAATATTTTGGATTTGACTAGAGTGTATAAAACAGCCCATTGA